The following are encoded in a window of Streptomyces sp. 11x1 genomic DNA:
- a CDS encoding phosphatase PAP2 family protein — MPQTEATEAPVTRRTGAPVTEATPGTRLRWWTELPLILLVYGAYSAGRLLARGDTSHAVDHGLAILRIEKTFRLNAEHPLNRLFTREPWIGIPADFWYASLHYLVTPALLVWLFRSHAVRYRAARTWLLTSTFIGLIGFTLLPTCPPRLLNPAHGFVDTMAYYSSWGWWGGEASAPRGLGGMTNQYAAMPSLHVGWALWCGVILWRFAGNSRLVRTAAVAYPLITTIVVMGTANHYFLDAVAGAAVMGAGLLVTPLVLRLADQWRDSLGLSAAAASRFDGGGPRPVAEPAVKATAVSRASVSPIVSGECQTSPGERIPRQRITDPEPGAAPSQTEDGAPAAAR, encoded by the coding sequence ATGCCGCAGACCGAGGCGACCGAGGCACCGGTTACCAGAAGGACCGGTGCACCGGTTACCGAGGCGACGCCGGGCACGCGGCTCCGCTGGTGGACCGAGCTACCGCTGATCCTGCTGGTGTACGGGGCGTACTCGGCCGGCCGGCTGCTCGCCCGCGGCGACACCTCCCACGCCGTCGACCACGGTCTGGCGATCCTGCGGATCGAGAAGACGTTCCGGCTCAACGCCGAGCATCCGCTGAACCGGCTGTTCACCCGCGAGCCCTGGATCGGGATACCCGCCGACTTCTGGTACGCCTCGCTGCACTACCTGGTCACCCCCGCGCTCCTGGTGTGGCTCTTCCGGTCCCACGCCGTGCGCTACCGCGCGGCCCGCACCTGGCTGCTGACCTCCACCTTCATCGGTCTCATCGGCTTCACCCTGCTGCCCACCTGCCCGCCCCGGCTGCTGAACCCGGCCCACGGCTTCGTCGACACCATGGCGTACTACAGCTCGTGGGGCTGGTGGGGCGGCGAGGCCAGCGCGCCCCGGGGCCTGGGCGGTATGACGAACCAGTACGCGGCCATGCCGAGCCTGCACGTCGGCTGGGCCCTGTGGTGCGGGGTGATCCTGTGGCGCTTCGCGGGAAACTCCCGGCTCGTGCGGACCGCGGCTGTCGCGTATCCGCTGATCACCACGATCGTCGTGATGGGCACCGCGAACCACTACTTCCTCGACGCGGTGGCGGGAGCCGCCGTGATGGGGGCGGGCCTGCTGGTGACCCCGCTGGTGCTTCGGCTCGCGGACCAGTGGCGGGACTCGCTCGGCCTCTCCGCCGCGGCCGCGAGCCGGTTCGACGGCGGCGGCCCACGGCCCGTGGCGGAGCCCGCGGTTAAGGCCACCGCCGTCTCACGGGCCTCGGTTTCCCCGATTGTCAGTGGTGAGTGCCAGACTTCCCCGGGTGAGCGAATTCCACGGCAGCGGATCACCGACCCCGAGCCGGGTGCCGCCCCCTCGCAGACAGAGGACGGCGCTCCGGCAGCGGCTCGCTGA
- a CDS encoding histidine phosphatase family protein yields MAPRILLARHGQTEWSLLGKHTGRTDIPLLEEGRRGAKLLGERLHRAPLDGLPGVDVRTSPLSRARETCELAGFGDRAAEWDTLMEVDYGAYEGLTPAEIQAFRPGWLMWRDGVPEGETLRQLSARADEVVAWARSAERDVLVFAHGHVLRSIAARWLGLDLDFAARVRLNPTSLSVLGWAYGDPAIESWNDTGHLAG; encoded by the coding sequence ATGGCACCGCGCATCCTGCTGGCCCGGCACGGACAGACGGAATGGTCCCTGCTCGGCAAGCACACCGGCAGGACGGACATCCCGCTCCTCGAAGAGGGCCGGCGCGGCGCCAAGCTCCTCGGGGAGCGTCTGCACCGAGCGCCCCTGGACGGGTTGCCCGGTGTCGACGTCCGTACGAGTCCCCTCTCGCGCGCGCGTGAGACCTGCGAACTGGCCGGCTTCGGCGACCGCGCCGCCGAGTGGGACACGCTCATGGAGGTGGACTACGGGGCGTACGAGGGGCTCACCCCCGCCGAGATCCAGGCTTTCCGGCCGGGCTGGCTGATGTGGCGCGACGGCGTCCCCGAGGGGGAGACACTTCGGCAGCTCTCCGCGCGCGCGGACGAGGTGGTCGCGTGGGCGCGGTCCGCCGAGCGTGACGTGCTCGTCTTCGCCCACGGCCATGTGCTGCGCTCCATAGCCGCCCGCTGGCTGGGCCTGGACCTCGACTTCGCCGCCCGCGTCCGCCTCAACCCGACATCCCTGTCGGTCCTCGGCTGGGCCTACGGCGACCCCGCGATCGAGTCCTGGAACGACACGGGGCACCTGGCGGGCTGA
- a CDS encoding fused MFS/spermidine synthase — MGRSKKGRGRRGQDADAVVEKVDGGLAELLPDRERARAWTLLVDGAPQSHVDLDDPAYLSFEYQRRLGHVIDLIAPAGRPVHAVHLGGGAFTLARYVAATRPRSTQQVVERDAALVRLVRRELPLDPNARVRVRSTDAREGLAKVPDGWADLVIADVFSAARTPAHLTTTEFLTDVRRVVKPGGYYAANLADGPPLAHLRAQIATAAVVFPELALVADPTVLRGKRFGNAVLVASDQPLPVAELTRRAASDPHPGRVEHGRALTDFTGGAVPVTDAAATASPAPPSSVFR; from the coding sequence GTGGGCAGGTCGAAGAAGGGGCGCGGGCGGCGGGGGCAGGATGCCGACGCCGTGGTCGAGAAGGTCGACGGGGGGCTCGCCGAGCTGCTTCCCGATCGGGAGCGGGCCCGGGCCTGGACGTTGCTGGTGGACGGGGCGCCGCAGTCGCACGTCGATCTCGACGATCCCGCGTATCTGTCCTTCGAGTACCAGCGGCGGCTCGGGCATGTGATCGACCTGATCGCCCCGGCCGGACGGCCTGTGCACGCCGTGCACCTCGGCGGAGGCGCCTTCACCCTCGCCCGGTACGTCGCCGCCACCCGGCCTCGCTCCACCCAGCAGGTCGTCGAGCGCGACGCGGCTCTCGTCCGACTCGTCCGGCGGGAGCTGCCGTTGGATCCCAACGCACGGGTCCGGGTGCGGTCGACGGACGCGCGCGAAGGGCTCGCGAAGGTGCCCGACGGGTGGGCGGACCTGGTGATCGCGGACGTGTTCAGCGCGGCGCGCACCCCGGCGCACCTGACGACGACGGAGTTCCTCACGGACGTACGGCGGGTGGTGAAGCCCGGCGGCTACTACGCGGCCAACCTCGCCGACGGCCCACCGCTGGCCCATCTGCGTGCGCAGATCGCCACCGCGGCCGTTGTCTTCCCCGAACTGGCGCTGGTCGCCGACCCGACCGTGCTGCGGGGCAAACGATTCGGCAACGCGGTCCTCGTCGCCTCCGACCAACCGCTCCCGGTCGCCGAACTGACCCGCCGCGCCGCCTCCGACCCGCACCCCGGCCGCGTCGAACACGGCCGCGCGCTCACCGATTTCACGGGCGGGGCGGTGCCGGTGACGGACGCGGCGGCGACCGCCTCACCGGCGCCGCCGTCGTCGGTGTTCCGCTGA
- a CDS encoding response regulator transcription factor → MASVLVVEDDQFVRSALIRHLTDAAHTVRSVGTALEALREVAHVRFDVVILDLGLPDLDGSEALKMLRGITDVPVIIATARDDESEIVRLLNAGADDYVTKPFSVEHLSARMAAVLRRSRALAGEVPPSTVIRVGGLAIDPLRRQAELDGVRLDLTRREFDLLAFLAGRPGVVVARKELLAEVWQQSYGDDQTIDVHLSWLRRKLGETAARPRYLHTLRGVGVKLEPPGARS, encoded by the coding sequence ATGGCAAGTGTGCTCGTGGTCGAGGACGACCAGTTCGTACGCTCGGCGCTGATCAGGCATCTGACGGACGCCGCCCACACCGTGCGCAGCGTCGGTACGGCACTGGAGGCGCTGCGCGAGGTCGCGCACGTCCGCTTCGACGTGGTCATCCTCGACCTCGGGCTGCCCGACCTCGACGGCTCGGAGGCACTGAAGATGCTGCGCGGCATCACGGACGTCCCCGTGATCATCGCGACCGCGCGGGACGACGAGTCGGAGATCGTCCGCCTGCTGAACGCGGGCGCGGACGACTACGTGACCAAGCCGTTCTCGGTCGAGCACCTGTCGGCCCGGATGGCGGCCGTGCTGCGCCGCTCCCGGGCCCTGGCCGGCGAGGTGCCGCCGTCCACGGTGATCCGGGTCGGCGGCCTCGCGATCGATCCGCTGCGCCGCCAGGCCGAGTTGGACGGCGTACGGCTCGACCTCACCCGGCGCGAGTTCGACCTGCTCGCGTTCCTCGCCGGCCGCCCCGGTGTCGTCGTCGCGCGCAAGGAACTGCTCGCGGAGGTGTGGCAGCAGTCCTACGGCGACGACCAGACCATCGACGTGCATCTGTCCTGGCTGCGCCGGAAGTTGGGGGAGACGGCGGCGCGGCCCCGCTATCTGCACACGTTGCGGGGCGTCGGCGTGAAGCTGGAGCCGCCGGGGGCGCGGTCATGA
- a CDS encoding HAMP domain-containing sensor histidine kinase, giving the protein MRWALVKVCLAVTAMVVVAFAVPLGLVVKEMARDRAFSGAEREAAAIAPALSITTDREQLERVVASAGADDGMAVHLPADGAGAAALDLGRQRASDEDIATVRKLGRASTTEVRGGSTLLQPTALSSGEIAVVEVYVSESEVSNGVATAWAVLAGVGVLLIVGSVAVADRLGVRMVRPARRLVESAHELGEGQLGARVPETGPKELRLAAVAFNAMADQVVQLLANERELAADLSHRLRTPLTVLRLNAASLGDGPAAEQTRAAVEQLEREVDTIIRTAREAKPQTAAAGPGAGCDAAEVVRERMAFWSALAEDEGRKWRVAGVERPVRIPVARADLAAALDALLGNVFRHTGEGTAFAVDVHNGEDAVIVLVSDAGPGIADPEAAMARGRGSGSAGSTGLGLDIVRRLAESTGGDVRIGSSVLGGTEVRIWIQLNGGAGRDGGPSARRGHRGASIRRRKHTRALFAPGQSRVSS; this is encoded by the coding sequence ATGAGGTGGGCGCTGGTCAAGGTGTGCCTGGCGGTGACGGCGATGGTCGTGGTGGCCTTCGCGGTGCCGCTGGGGCTGGTCGTCAAGGAGATGGCGCGGGACCGGGCCTTCTCGGGCGCCGAGCGGGAGGCCGCCGCGATCGCCCCGGCGCTCTCCATCACCACCGACCGCGAGCAGTTGGAGCGGGTCGTCGCCTCGGCCGGGGCGGACGACGGGATGGCAGTGCACCTACCGGCGGACGGCGCGGGGGCCGCCGCGCTCGACCTGGGCCGGCAGCGGGCCTCCGACGAGGACATCGCGACCGTGCGGAAGCTGGGCCGTGCCTCCACCACCGAGGTGCGGGGCGGGTCCACGCTGCTGCAGCCCACCGCGCTCAGCTCCGGCGAGATAGCGGTCGTCGAGGTGTATGTGTCCGAGTCGGAGGTGAGCAACGGGGTCGCCACGGCGTGGGCGGTGCTCGCCGGGGTGGGCGTGCTGCTGATCGTCGGTTCGGTCGCGGTGGCCGACCGGCTCGGGGTACGGATGGTCCGGCCCGCGCGGCGGCTGGTCGAGAGCGCGCACGAGCTGGGGGAGGGGCAGCTGGGGGCGCGGGTGCCGGAGACGGGGCCGAAGGAGCTGCGGCTGGCGGCGGTGGCGTTCAACGCGATGGCGGACCAGGTGGTCCAGCTGCTGGCGAACGAGCGGGAGCTGGCGGCGGACCTGTCGCACCGGCTGCGCACCCCGCTGACGGTGCTCCGGCTCAACGCGGCCTCCCTCGGCGACGGGCCGGCCGCCGAGCAGACCCGGGCGGCGGTCGAGCAGTTGGAGCGTGAGGTCGACACGATCATCCGCACGGCACGGGAGGCCAAGCCGCAGACGGCCGCGGCGGGGCCGGGCGCCGGGTGCGACGCGGCCGAGGTGGTCCGGGAGCGGATGGCGTTCTGGTCGGCGCTCGCCGAGGACGAGGGCCGCAAGTGGCGGGTGGCCGGGGTCGAGCGCCCGGTGCGCATACCCGTGGCCCGGGCGGACCTGGCCGCCGCCCTGGACGCCCTGCTCGGCAATGTCTTCCGGCACACGGGGGAAGGCACGGCGTTCGCGGTCGACGTTCACAACGGCGAGGATGCGGTGATCGTTCTGGTCTCCGACGCCGGTCCGGGGATCGCTGATCCGGAGGCCGCGATGGCCCGGGGAAGGGGCTCCGGCAGCGCCGGCTCGACCGGTCTGGGCCTCGACATCGTGCGCCGCCTCGCCGAGTCGACCGGCGGCGATGTACGGATCGGGTCGTCGGTGCTGGGCGGGACCGAGGTGCGGATCTGGATCCAGCTGAACGGGGGCGCGGGCCGGGACGGCGGGCCGTCGGCTCGCCGGGGACACCGGGGCGCGTCCATACGCCGGCGCAAACACACCAGGGCCCTGTTCGCCCCCGGGCAGTCGCGCGTCTCGTCGTGA